From the genome of Lineus longissimus chromosome 8, tnLinLong1.2, whole genome shotgun sequence, one region includes:
- the LOC135491947 gene encoding troponin T, skeletal muscle-like isoform X9, translating into MSDDEGAGRPQPPAETGGKTEAEIMMEEKRRRDKEKMEAEIEEYKEQREEEIVKMNAEISELTEKIARRKVEREEEERRMAEAAMLEQQRRKAEDEERARKKREAEEKKRAEREAKQLEAEQSASQMGKRAFVITRKNKDGEAVQEVHSKDEVKSKEQLEAEKKAILAQRITPLGDVSNLDEAALKDKAKELHTVLFRLLSDNYDLEQHFKQRQYEMMELADRARQMNKGKKKFAVTQDASGQDKPDPMGEKYSGIPPKIQLCSKYERHKDRRNYVERKDVFSGPIYAEETPRILPGEGGAKPEGAGDDEEAED; encoded by the exons ATGTCTGACGACGAAGGAGCAGGAAG GCCACAACCGCCAGCAGAGACCGGCGGCAAGACCGAGGCTGAGATCATGATGGAG GAGAAGAGGAGGAGGGACAAGGAAAAAATGGAAGCTGAAATCGAGGAGTACAAGGAACAAAGAGAGGAGGAGATTGTCAAAATGAACGCCGAAATTAGTGAACTCACCGAGAAGATC GCTAGGAGGAAAGTTGAGCGCGAGGAAGAGGAACGCCGCATGGCTGAGGCAGCCATGTTGGAACAGCAGAGACGCAAGGCTGAGGAT GAAGAACGCGCGAGGAAGAAGAGAGAAGCCGAGGAGAAGAAGAGGGCAGAACGTGAGGCGAAGCAATTGGAAGCCGAGCAAAGCGCTTCTCAGATGGGCAAGAGAGCTTTCGTCATTACCAGAAAGAACAAGGATGGAGAAGCA GTCCAGGAAGTCCACAGCAAGGACGAAGTGAAATCAAAGGAACAGCTTGAGGCCGAAAAGAAGGCTATTCTCGCGCAGAGGATCACCCCCCTCGGAGACGTCAGCAACCTGGATGAGGCAGCGCTGAAGGACAAGGCCAAAGAACTCCACACAGTTCTCTTCCGCCTCTTAAGCGACAACTATGATCTTGAGCAGCACTTCAAGCAGAGGCAGTACGAG ATGATGGAGCTCGCTGACCGTGCCAGACAAATGAACAAGGG AAAGAAGAAATTCGCAGTCACACAGGACGC TTCTGGCCAGGACAAACC AGACCCAATGGGCGAGAAATACTCTGGAATTCCA CCAAAGATCCAATTGTGCAGCAAGTATGAACGCCATAAGGATAGGAGGAACTACGTGGAGAGAAAAGATGTTTTTAGTGGGCCTATTTACGCAGAGGAGACACCCAGAATACTACCGGGCGAAGGAGGCGCGAAACCAGAAGGCGCAGGAGATGATGAAGAGGCCGAGGATTAG
- the LOC135491947 gene encoding troponin T, skeletal muscle-like isoform X8 produces the protein MSDDEGAGSDYEQRPQPPAETGGKTEAEIMMEEKRRRDKEKMEAEIEEYKEQREEEIVKMNAEISELTEKIARRKVEREEEERRMAEAAMLEQQRRKAEDEERARKKREAEEKKRAEREAKQLEAEQSASQMGKRAFVITRKNKDGEAVQEVHSKDEVKSKEQLEAEKKAILAQRITPLGDVSNLDEAALKDKAKELHTVLFRLLSDNYDLEQHFKQRQYEMMELADRARQMNKGKKKFAVTQDASGQDKPDPMGEKYSGIPPKIQLCSKYERHKDRRNYVERKDVFSGPIYAEETPRILPGEGGAKPEGAGDDEEAED, from the exons ATGTCTGACGACGAAGGAGCAGGAAG CGACTATGAGCAGCG GCCACAACCGCCAGCAGAGACCGGCGGCAAGACCGAGGCTGAGATCATGATGGAG GAGAAGAGGAGGAGGGACAAGGAAAAAATGGAAGCTGAAATCGAGGAGTACAAGGAACAAAGAGAGGAGGAGATTGTCAAAATGAACGCCGAAATTAGTGAACTCACCGAGAAGATC GCTAGGAGGAAAGTTGAGCGCGAGGAAGAGGAACGCCGCATGGCTGAGGCAGCCATGTTGGAACAGCAGAGACGCAAGGCTGAGGAT GAAGAACGCGCGAGGAAGAAGAGAGAAGCCGAGGAGAAGAAGAGGGCAGAACGTGAGGCGAAGCAATTGGAAGCCGAGCAAAGCGCTTCTCAGATGGGCAAGAGAGCTTTCGTCATTACCAGAAAGAACAAGGATGGAGAAGCA GTCCAGGAAGTCCACAGCAAGGACGAAGTGAAATCAAAGGAACAGCTTGAGGCCGAAAAGAAGGCTATTCTCGCGCAGAGGATCACCCCCCTCGGAGACGTCAGCAACCTGGATGAGGCAGCGCTGAAGGACAAGGCCAAAGAACTCCACACAGTTCTCTTCCGCCTCTTAAGCGACAACTATGATCTTGAGCAGCACTTCAAGCAGAGGCAGTACGAG ATGATGGAGCTCGCTGACCGTGCCAGACAAATGAACAAGGG AAAGAAGAAATTCGCAGTCACACAGGACGC TTCTGGCCAGGACAAACC AGACCCAATGGGCGAGAAATACTCTGGAATTCCA CCAAAGATCCAATTGTGCAGCAAGTATGAACGCCATAAGGATAGGAGGAACTACGTGGAGAGAAAAGATGTTTTTAGTGGGCCTATTTACGCAGAGGAGACACCCAGAATACTACCGGGCGAAGGAGGCGCGAAACCAGAAGGCGCAGGAGATGATGAAGAGGCCGAGGATTAG
- the LOC135491947 gene encoding troponin T-like isoform X2 produces MSDDEGAGSDYEQREESPAPEPEAEEHHAAEEEERQPTPPPPPKKEEEAPKPKPPKPQPPAETGGKTEAEIMMEEKRRRDKEKMEAEIEEYKEQREEEIVKMNAEISELTEKIARRKVEREEEERRMAEAAMLEQQRRKAEDEERARKKREAEEKKRAEREAKQLEAEQSASQMGKRAFVITRKNKDGEAVQEVHSKDEVKSKEQLEAEKKAILAQRITPLGDVSNLDEAALKDKAKELHTVLFRLLSDNYDLEQHFKQRQYEMMELADRARQMNKGKKKFAVTQDADPMGEKYSGIPPKIQLCSKYERHKDRRNYVERKDVFSGPIYAEETPRILPGEGGAKPEGAGDDEEAED; encoded by the exons ATGTCTGACGACGAAGGAGCAGGAAG CGACTATGAGCAGCG AGAGGAGTCACCCGCCCCAGAACCTGAAGCTGAGGAACATCATGCTGC GGAAGAGGAAGAGCGTCAGCCCACCCCACCACCACCCCCAAAGAA GGAAGAAGAAGCTCCAAAACCGAAACCACCAAA GCCACAACCGCCAGCAGAGACCGGCGGCAAGACCGAGGCTGAGATCATGATGGAG GAGAAGAGGAGGAGGGACAAGGAAAAAATGGAAGCTGAAATCGAGGAGTACAAGGAACAAAGAGAGGAGGAGATTGTCAAAATGAACGCCGAAATTAGTGAACTCACCGAGAAGATC GCTAGGAGGAAAGTTGAGCGCGAGGAAGAGGAACGCCGCATGGCTGAGGCAGCCATGTTGGAACAGCAGAGACGCAAGGCTGAGGAT GAAGAACGCGCGAGGAAGAAGAGAGAAGCCGAGGAGAAGAAGAGGGCAGAACGTGAGGCGAAGCAATTGGAAGCCGAGCAAAGCGCTTCTCAGATGGGCAAGAGAGCTTTCGTCATTACCAGAAAGAACAAGGATGGAGAAGCA GTCCAGGAAGTCCACAGCAAGGACGAAGTGAAATCAAAGGAACAGCTTGAGGCCGAAAAGAAGGCTATTCTCGCGCAGAGGATCACCCCCCTCGGAGACGTCAGCAACCTGGATGAGGCAGCGCTGAAGGACAAGGCCAAAGAACTCCACACAGTTCTCTTCCGCCTCTTAAGCGACAACTATGATCTTGAGCAGCACTTCAAGCAGAGGCAGTACGAG ATGATGGAGCTCGCTGACCGTGCCAGACAAATGAACAAGGG AAAGAAGAAATTCGCAGTCACACAGGACGC AGACCCAATGGGCGAGAAATACTCTGGAATTCCA CCAAAGATCCAATTGTGCAGCAAGTATGAACGCCATAAGGATAGGAGGAACTACGTGGAGAGAAAAGATGTTTTTAGTGGGCCTATTTACGCAGAGGAGACACCCAGAATACTACCGGGCGAAGGAGGCGCGAAACCAGAAGGCGCAGGAGATGATGAAGAGGCCGAGGATTAG
- the LOC135491947 gene encoding troponin T-like isoform X1 — protein sequence MSDDEGAGSDYEQREESPAPEPEAEEHHAAEEEERQPTPPPPPKKEEEAPKPKPPKPQPPAETGGKTEAEIMMEEKRRRDKEKMEAEIEEYKEQREEEIVKMNAEISELTEKIARRKVEREEEERRMAEAAMLEQQRRKAEDEERARKKREAEEKKRAEREAKQLEAEQSASQMGKRAFVITRKNKDGEAVQEVHSKDEVKSKEQLEAEKKAILAQRITPLGDVSNLDEAALKDKAKELHTVLFRLLSDNYDLEQHFKQRQYEMMELADRARQMNKGKKKFAVTQDASGQDKPDPMGEKYSGIPPKIQLCSKYERHKDRRNYVERKDVFSGPIYAEETPRILPGEGGAKPEGAGDDEEAED from the exons ATGTCTGACGACGAAGGAGCAGGAAG CGACTATGAGCAGCG AGAGGAGTCACCCGCCCCAGAACCTGAAGCTGAGGAACATCATGCTGC GGAAGAGGAAGAGCGTCAGCCCACCCCACCACCACCCCCAAAGAA GGAAGAAGAAGCTCCAAAACCGAAACCACCAAA GCCACAACCGCCAGCAGAGACCGGCGGCAAGACCGAGGCTGAGATCATGATGGAG GAGAAGAGGAGGAGGGACAAGGAAAAAATGGAAGCTGAAATCGAGGAGTACAAGGAACAAAGAGAGGAGGAGATTGTCAAAATGAACGCCGAAATTAGTGAACTCACCGAGAAGATC GCTAGGAGGAAAGTTGAGCGCGAGGAAGAGGAACGCCGCATGGCTGAGGCAGCCATGTTGGAACAGCAGAGACGCAAGGCTGAGGAT GAAGAACGCGCGAGGAAGAAGAGAGAAGCCGAGGAGAAGAAGAGGGCAGAACGTGAGGCGAAGCAATTGGAAGCCGAGCAAAGCGCTTCTCAGATGGGCAAGAGAGCTTTCGTCATTACCAGAAAGAACAAGGATGGAGAAGCA GTCCAGGAAGTCCACAGCAAGGACGAAGTGAAATCAAAGGAACAGCTTGAGGCCGAAAAGAAGGCTATTCTCGCGCAGAGGATCACCCCCCTCGGAGACGTCAGCAACCTGGATGAGGCAGCGCTGAAGGACAAGGCCAAAGAACTCCACACAGTTCTCTTCCGCCTCTTAAGCGACAACTATGATCTTGAGCAGCACTTCAAGCAGAGGCAGTACGAG ATGATGGAGCTCGCTGACCGTGCCAGACAAATGAACAAGGG AAAGAAGAAATTCGCAGTCACACAGGACGC TTCTGGCCAGGACAAACC AGACCCAATGGGCGAGAAATACTCTGGAATTCCA CCAAAGATCCAATTGTGCAGCAAGTATGAACGCCATAAGGATAGGAGGAACTACGTGGAGAGAAAAGATGTTTTTAGTGGGCCTATTTACGCAGAGGAGACACCCAGAATACTACCGGGCGAAGGAGGCGCGAAACCAGAAGGCGCAGGAGATGATGAAGAGGCCGAGGATTAG
- the LOC135491947 gene encoding troponin T, skeletal muscle-like isoform X5, with product MSDDEGAGREEEERQPTPPPPPKKEEEAPKPKPPKPQPPAETGGKTEAEIMMEEKRRRDKEKMEAEIEEYKEQREEEIVKMNAEISELTEKIARRKVEREEEERRMAEAAMLEQQRRKAEDEERARKKREAEEKKRAEREAKQLEAEQSASQMGKRAFVITRKNKDGEAVQEVHSKDEVKSKEQLEAEKKAILAQRITPLGDVSNLDEAALKDKAKELHTVLFRLLSDNYDLEQHFKQRQYEMMELADRARQMNKGKKKFAVTQDASGQDKPDPMGEKYSGIPPKIQLCSKYERHKDRRNYVERKDVFSGPIYAEETPRILPGEGGAKPEGAGDDEEAED from the exons ATGTCTGACGACGAAGGAGCAGGAAG GGAAGAGGAAGAGCGTCAGCCCACCCCACCACCACCCCCAAAGAA GGAAGAAGAAGCTCCAAAACCGAAACCACCAAA GCCACAACCGCCAGCAGAGACCGGCGGCAAGACCGAGGCTGAGATCATGATGGAG GAGAAGAGGAGGAGGGACAAGGAAAAAATGGAAGCTGAAATCGAGGAGTACAAGGAACAAAGAGAGGAGGAGATTGTCAAAATGAACGCCGAAATTAGTGAACTCACCGAGAAGATC GCTAGGAGGAAAGTTGAGCGCGAGGAAGAGGAACGCCGCATGGCTGAGGCAGCCATGTTGGAACAGCAGAGACGCAAGGCTGAGGAT GAAGAACGCGCGAGGAAGAAGAGAGAAGCCGAGGAGAAGAAGAGGGCAGAACGTGAGGCGAAGCAATTGGAAGCCGAGCAAAGCGCTTCTCAGATGGGCAAGAGAGCTTTCGTCATTACCAGAAAGAACAAGGATGGAGAAGCA GTCCAGGAAGTCCACAGCAAGGACGAAGTGAAATCAAAGGAACAGCTTGAGGCCGAAAAGAAGGCTATTCTCGCGCAGAGGATCACCCCCCTCGGAGACGTCAGCAACCTGGATGAGGCAGCGCTGAAGGACAAGGCCAAAGAACTCCACACAGTTCTCTTCCGCCTCTTAAGCGACAACTATGATCTTGAGCAGCACTTCAAGCAGAGGCAGTACGAG ATGATGGAGCTCGCTGACCGTGCCAGACAAATGAACAAGGG AAAGAAGAAATTCGCAGTCACACAGGACGC TTCTGGCCAGGACAAACC AGACCCAATGGGCGAGAAATACTCTGGAATTCCA CCAAAGATCCAATTGTGCAGCAAGTATGAACGCCATAAGGATAGGAGGAACTACGTGGAGAGAAAAGATGTTTTTAGTGGGCCTATTTACGCAGAGGAGACACCCAGAATACTACCGGGCGAAGGAGGCGCGAAACCAGAAGGCGCAGGAGATGATGAAGAGGCCGAGGATTAG
- the LOC135491947 gene encoding troponin T, skeletal muscle-like isoform X3, producing MSDDEGAGSDYEQREESPAPEPEAEEHHAAEEEAPKPKPPKPQPPAETGGKTEAEIMMEEKRRRDKEKMEAEIEEYKEQREEEIVKMNAEISELTEKIARRKVEREEEERRMAEAAMLEQQRRKAEDEERARKKREAEEKKRAEREAKQLEAEQSASQMGKRAFVITRKNKDGEAVQEVHSKDEVKSKEQLEAEKKAILAQRITPLGDVSNLDEAALKDKAKELHTVLFRLLSDNYDLEQHFKQRQYEMMELADRARQMNKGKKKFAVTQDASGQDKPDPMGEKYSGIPPKIQLCSKYERHKDRRNYVERKDVFSGPIYAEETPRILPGEGGAKPEGAGDDEEAED from the exons ATGTCTGACGACGAAGGAGCAGGAAG CGACTATGAGCAGCG AGAGGAGTCACCCGCCCCAGAACCTGAAGCTGAGGAACATCATGCTGC GGAAGAAGAAGCTCCAAAACCGAAACCACCAAA GCCACAACCGCCAGCAGAGACCGGCGGCAAGACCGAGGCTGAGATCATGATGGAG GAGAAGAGGAGGAGGGACAAGGAAAAAATGGAAGCTGAAATCGAGGAGTACAAGGAACAAAGAGAGGAGGAGATTGTCAAAATGAACGCCGAAATTAGTGAACTCACCGAGAAGATC GCTAGGAGGAAAGTTGAGCGCGAGGAAGAGGAACGCCGCATGGCTGAGGCAGCCATGTTGGAACAGCAGAGACGCAAGGCTGAGGAT GAAGAACGCGCGAGGAAGAAGAGAGAAGCCGAGGAGAAGAAGAGGGCAGAACGTGAGGCGAAGCAATTGGAAGCCGAGCAAAGCGCTTCTCAGATGGGCAAGAGAGCTTTCGTCATTACCAGAAAGAACAAGGATGGAGAAGCA GTCCAGGAAGTCCACAGCAAGGACGAAGTGAAATCAAAGGAACAGCTTGAGGCCGAAAAGAAGGCTATTCTCGCGCAGAGGATCACCCCCCTCGGAGACGTCAGCAACCTGGATGAGGCAGCGCTGAAGGACAAGGCCAAAGAACTCCACACAGTTCTCTTCCGCCTCTTAAGCGACAACTATGATCTTGAGCAGCACTTCAAGCAGAGGCAGTACGAG ATGATGGAGCTCGCTGACCGTGCCAGACAAATGAACAAGGG AAAGAAGAAATTCGCAGTCACACAGGACGC TTCTGGCCAGGACAAACC AGACCCAATGGGCGAGAAATACTCTGGAATTCCA CCAAAGATCCAATTGTGCAGCAAGTATGAACGCCATAAGGATAGGAGGAACTACGTGGAGAGAAAAGATGTTTTTAGTGGGCCTATTTACGCAGAGGAGACACCCAGAATACTACCGGGCGAAGGAGGCGCGAAACCAGAAGGCGCAGGAGATGATGAAGAGGCCGAGGATTAG
- the LOC135491947 gene encoding troponin T, skeletal muscle-like isoform X7 encodes MSDDEGAGSDYEQREEEAPKPKPPKPQPPAETGGKTEAEIMMEEKRRRDKEKMEAEIEEYKEQREEEIVKMNAEISELTEKIARRKVEREEEERRMAEAAMLEQQRRKAEDEERARKKREAEEKKRAEREAKQLEAEQSASQMGKRAFVITRKNKDGEAVQEVHSKDEVKSKEQLEAEKKAILAQRITPLGDVSNLDEAALKDKAKELHTVLFRLLSDNYDLEQHFKQRQYEMMELADRARQMNKGKKKFAVTQDASGQDKPDPMGEKYSGIPPKIQLCSKYERHKDRRNYVERKDVFSGPIYAEETPRILPGEGGAKPEGAGDDEEAED; translated from the exons ATGTCTGACGACGAAGGAGCAGGAAG CGACTATGAGCAGCG GGAAGAAGAAGCTCCAAAACCGAAACCACCAAA GCCACAACCGCCAGCAGAGACCGGCGGCAAGACCGAGGCTGAGATCATGATGGAG GAGAAGAGGAGGAGGGACAAGGAAAAAATGGAAGCTGAAATCGAGGAGTACAAGGAACAAAGAGAGGAGGAGATTGTCAAAATGAACGCCGAAATTAGTGAACTCACCGAGAAGATC GCTAGGAGGAAAGTTGAGCGCGAGGAAGAGGAACGCCGCATGGCTGAGGCAGCCATGTTGGAACAGCAGAGACGCAAGGCTGAGGAT GAAGAACGCGCGAGGAAGAAGAGAGAAGCCGAGGAGAAGAAGAGGGCAGAACGTGAGGCGAAGCAATTGGAAGCCGAGCAAAGCGCTTCTCAGATGGGCAAGAGAGCTTTCGTCATTACCAGAAAGAACAAGGATGGAGAAGCA GTCCAGGAAGTCCACAGCAAGGACGAAGTGAAATCAAAGGAACAGCTTGAGGCCGAAAAGAAGGCTATTCTCGCGCAGAGGATCACCCCCCTCGGAGACGTCAGCAACCTGGATGAGGCAGCGCTGAAGGACAAGGCCAAAGAACTCCACACAGTTCTCTTCCGCCTCTTAAGCGACAACTATGATCTTGAGCAGCACTTCAAGCAGAGGCAGTACGAG ATGATGGAGCTCGCTGACCGTGCCAGACAAATGAACAAGGG AAAGAAGAAATTCGCAGTCACACAGGACGC TTCTGGCCAGGACAAACC AGACCCAATGGGCGAGAAATACTCTGGAATTCCA CCAAAGATCCAATTGTGCAGCAAGTATGAACGCCATAAGGATAGGAGGAACTACGTGGAGAGAAAAGATGTTTTTAGTGGGCCTATTTACGCAGAGGAGACACCCAGAATACTACCGGGCGAAGGAGGCGCGAAACCAGAAGGCGCAGGAGATGATGAAGAGGCCGAGGATTAG
- the LOC135491947 gene encoding troponin T, skeletal muscle-like isoform X6: MSDDEGAGSDYEQREESPAPEPEAEEHHAAPQPPAETGGKTEAEIMMEEKRRRDKEKMEAEIEEYKEQREEEIVKMNAEISELTEKIARRKVEREEEERRMAEAAMLEQQRRKAEDEERARKKREAEEKKRAEREAKQLEAEQSASQMGKRAFVITRKNKDGEAVQEVHSKDEVKSKEQLEAEKKAILAQRITPLGDVSNLDEAALKDKAKELHTVLFRLLSDNYDLEQHFKQRQYEMMELADRARQMNKGKKKFAVTQDASGQDKPDPMGEKYSGIPPKIQLCSKYERHKDRRNYVERKDVFSGPIYAEETPRILPGEGGAKPEGAGDDEEAED; encoded by the exons ATGTCTGACGACGAAGGAGCAGGAAG CGACTATGAGCAGCG AGAGGAGTCACCCGCCCCAGAACCTGAAGCTGAGGAACATCATGCTGC GCCACAACCGCCAGCAGAGACCGGCGGCAAGACCGAGGCTGAGATCATGATGGAG GAGAAGAGGAGGAGGGACAAGGAAAAAATGGAAGCTGAAATCGAGGAGTACAAGGAACAAAGAGAGGAGGAGATTGTCAAAATGAACGCCGAAATTAGTGAACTCACCGAGAAGATC GCTAGGAGGAAAGTTGAGCGCGAGGAAGAGGAACGCCGCATGGCTGAGGCAGCCATGTTGGAACAGCAGAGACGCAAGGCTGAGGAT GAAGAACGCGCGAGGAAGAAGAGAGAAGCCGAGGAGAAGAAGAGGGCAGAACGTGAGGCGAAGCAATTGGAAGCCGAGCAAAGCGCTTCTCAGATGGGCAAGAGAGCTTTCGTCATTACCAGAAAGAACAAGGATGGAGAAGCA GTCCAGGAAGTCCACAGCAAGGACGAAGTGAAATCAAAGGAACAGCTTGAGGCCGAAAAGAAGGCTATTCTCGCGCAGAGGATCACCCCCCTCGGAGACGTCAGCAACCTGGATGAGGCAGCGCTGAAGGACAAGGCCAAAGAACTCCACACAGTTCTCTTCCGCCTCTTAAGCGACAACTATGATCTTGAGCAGCACTTCAAGCAGAGGCAGTACGAG ATGATGGAGCTCGCTGACCGTGCCAGACAAATGAACAAGGG AAAGAAGAAATTCGCAGTCACACAGGACGC TTCTGGCCAGGACAAACC AGACCCAATGGGCGAGAAATACTCTGGAATTCCA CCAAAGATCCAATTGTGCAGCAAGTATGAACGCCATAAGGATAGGAGGAACTACGTGGAGAGAAAAGATGTTTTTAGTGGGCCTATTTACGCAGAGGAGACACCCAGAATACTACCGGGCGAAGGAGGCGCGAAACCAGAAGGCGCAGGAGATGATGAAGAGGCCGAGGATTAG
- the LOC135491947 gene encoding troponin T, skeletal muscle-like isoform X4, producing MSDDEGAGSDYEQREEEERQPTPPPPPKKEEEAPKPKPPKPQPPAETGGKTEAEIMMEEKRRRDKEKMEAEIEEYKEQREEEIVKMNAEISELTEKIARRKVEREEEERRMAEAAMLEQQRRKAEDEERARKKREAEEKKRAEREAKQLEAEQSASQMGKRAFVITRKNKDGEAVQEVHSKDEVKSKEQLEAEKKAILAQRITPLGDVSNLDEAALKDKAKELHTVLFRLLSDNYDLEQHFKQRQYEMMELADRARQMNKGKKKFAVTQDASGQDKPDPMGEKYSGIPPKIQLCSKYERHKDRRNYVERKDVFSGPIYAEETPRILPGEGGAKPEGAGDDEEAED from the exons ATGTCTGACGACGAAGGAGCAGGAAG CGACTATGAGCAGCG GGAAGAGGAAGAGCGTCAGCCCACCCCACCACCACCCCCAAAGAA GGAAGAAGAAGCTCCAAAACCGAAACCACCAAA GCCACAACCGCCAGCAGAGACCGGCGGCAAGACCGAGGCTGAGATCATGATGGAG GAGAAGAGGAGGAGGGACAAGGAAAAAATGGAAGCTGAAATCGAGGAGTACAAGGAACAAAGAGAGGAGGAGATTGTCAAAATGAACGCCGAAATTAGTGAACTCACCGAGAAGATC GCTAGGAGGAAAGTTGAGCGCGAGGAAGAGGAACGCCGCATGGCTGAGGCAGCCATGTTGGAACAGCAGAGACGCAAGGCTGAGGAT GAAGAACGCGCGAGGAAGAAGAGAGAAGCCGAGGAGAAGAAGAGGGCAGAACGTGAGGCGAAGCAATTGGAAGCCGAGCAAAGCGCTTCTCAGATGGGCAAGAGAGCTTTCGTCATTACCAGAAAGAACAAGGATGGAGAAGCA GTCCAGGAAGTCCACAGCAAGGACGAAGTGAAATCAAAGGAACAGCTTGAGGCCGAAAAGAAGGCTATTCTCGCGCAGAGGATCACCCCCCTCGGAGACGTCAGCAACCTGGATGAGGCAGCGCTGAAGGACAAGGCCAAAGAACTCCACACAGTTCTCTTCCGCCTCTTAAGCGACAACTATGATCTTGAGCAGCACTTCAAGCAGAGGCAGTACGAG ATGATGGAGCTCGCTGACCGTGCCAGACAAATGAACAAGGG AAAGAAGAAATTCGCAGTCACACAGGACGC TTCTGGCCAGGACAAACC AGACCCAATGGGCGAGAAATACTCTGGAATTCCA CCAAAGATCCAATTGTGCAGCAAGTATGAACGCCATAAGGATAGGAGGAACTACGTGGAGAGAAAAGATGTTTTTAGTGGGCCTATTTACGCAGAGGAGACACCCAGAATACTACCGGGCGAAGGAGGCGCGAAACCAGAAGGCGCAGGAGATGATGAAGAGGCCGAGGATTAG